In Deinococcus sp. QL22, the following are encoded in one genomic region:
- a CDS encoding HD-GYP domain-containing protein encodes MTGASPPPDGSPGGQPSPLLIPADPLPPHPLSLGDVTLHLTQLGLTASDLGSAMSPVLNVLVDRTAAVGAGYFQLRDATLTYHARAATGVVPQGPAMEALLVHGLPHHLPLVQALEIATGPLFFDDTRLQPQSAGFPDLGVFALTAAPIRNRAGVLVGALLSHVFEPHPWTYYERQTLHTIMGLVALLAARLDAEEREQAAHESALRALGLMLEARDAETQGHTDRVTELAGRLGQRLGLNGQELRDLRWGAYLHDIGKMAIPDAILHHPGALDAEARAQMQLHVKQGAALAQHLSFLPRSAHDVILAHHECWDGSGYPCGLSGENIPLPARIFAVCDVYDALTSARPYKRAWSHAEAAAHLLNARDKHFDAVVVDALLAVLDEDQAGLGAVG; translated from the coding sequence ATGACTGGCGCTTCGCCCCCTCCTGATGGCTCGCCCGGCGGCCAGCCTTCTCCTCTGCTTATACCCGCCGATCCTTTGCCCCCGCATCCGCTGAGTCTGGGTGACGTGACGCTGCACCTGACCCAGCTGGGACTGACTGCCTCAGACCTCGGCAGCGCCATGAGTCCGGTGCTGAACGTGCTGGTAGACCGTACGGCAGCAGTAGGAGCCGGATACTTTCAGTTGCGCGACGCCACGCTGACCTACCACGCCCGAGCCGCCACTGGCGTCGTGCCGCAAGGCCCAGCCATGGAAGCGCTGCTGGTACACGGGTTGCCGCATCATCTGCCGCTGGTACAGGCACTAGAAATCGCCACTGGGCCGCTATTTTTTGACGATACGCGCCTGCAACCTCAGTCGGCAGGCTTTCCAGATTTGGGCGTGTTTGCCCTGACCGCCGCGCCTATTCGTAACCGGGCGGGCGTATTGGTGGGGGCGCTGCTGTCTCATGTGTTCGAGCCGCACCCCTGGACGTACTACGAGCGCCAGACCTTGCACACGATTATGGGGTTGGTGGCGCTGCTGGCCGCCCGCCTGGACGCCGAAGAACGCGAGCAGGCCGCCCACGAGAGTGCCCTGCGTGCGCTGGGGCTGATGCTGGAAGCACGCGACGCCGAAACGCAGGGGCACACAGACCGCGTGACCGAACTCGCGGGTCGCCTGGGCCAACGCCTGGGTCTGAATGGGCAAGAACTGCGCGACCTGCGCTGGGGAGCTTACCTGCACGACATCGGTAAAATGGCGATTCCAGACGCGATTTTGCATCATCCCGGCGCGCTGGACGCCGAAGCGCGTGCCCAAATGCAGCTGCATGTAAAGCAGGGCGCGGCACTGGCCCAGCACCTCAGCTTTTTACCCCGCAGCGCCCACGACGTTATTTTGGCCCACCATGAATGTTGGGACGGCAGCGGTTATCCCTGCGGCTTAAGTGGCGAGAACATCCCCCTACCCGCCCGGATTTTTGCCGTCTGCGACGTATACGACGCCCTGACCAGTGCCCGCCCCTACAAACGTGCTTGGAGCCACGCCGAAGCCGCCGCACATCTGCTGAATGCACGAGATAAGCACTTCGACGCCGTCGTCGTGGACGCGCTGCTGGCTGTGCTGGACGAGGATCAGGCGGGATTGGGGGCGGTGGGGTAG
- the glyA gene encoding serine hydroxymethyltransferase — translation MTTAEPTAPAVSSAAPSVTDHDAAIFDLIAQEGERQRVGIELIASENFASAAVRAAQGSVLTNKYAEGYPGKRWYGGCEVVDQVERLAIERVKELFGAAWANVQPHSGSSANLAIYNALIEPGDTVLGMDLSHGGHLTHGNPVNFSGLRYKIVGYKVNSETELIDMEEVRRLAHEHQPKMIIAGASAYSRIIDFAAFRVIADEVGAILFADVAHIAGLIAAGVHPNALPHAHVVASTTHKTLRGPRGGVILSNDPELGAKIDRAVFPGYQGGPLEHVIAAKAVAFREALQPEFKTYAAQIVKNAQALAKAFQNLGYRVVSGGTDNHLLVLDIRPNGLNGTKATKLLDANHITISKSTLPYDSEKILHGGGIRLGTPAVTTRGMNEADMHTIAGLIDRALKGEDVKAEVHAFAGGFPLP, via the coding sequence ATGACGACTGCCGAACCGACTGCCCCCGCCGTGAGTAGCGCGGCTCCGAGCGTGACCGATCACGACGCCGCAATTTTCGACCTGATCGCGCAGGAAGGCGAGCGCCAGCGCGTCGGCATCGAATTGATCGCCTCCGAGAACTTTGCCAGCGCCGCAGTGCGGGCCGCGCAGGGCAGCGTGCTGACCAACAAATACGCGGAAGGCTACCCCGGCAAACGCTGGTACGGCGGCTGCGAAGTGGTAGATCAGGTGGAGCGGTTGGCGATCGAGCGTGTCAAGGAACTGTTTGGCGCGGCGTGGGCCAATGTGCAGCCGCACTCGGGCAGCAGCGCCAACCTCGCCATTTACAACGCACTCATCGAACCCGGCGACACCGTGCTGGGCATGGATTTGTCGCACGGCGGGCACCTGACGCACGGCAACCCGGTGAACTTCAGTGGCCTGCGGTACAAGATCGTGGGCTACAAGGTGAACTCCGAAACAGAACTGATCGACATGGAAGAAGTGCGCCGCCTCGCGCACGAGCATCAGCCCAAAATGATCATTGCGGGGGCCAGTGCCTACAGCCGAATCATCGATTTTGCAGCCTTCCGGGTCATTGCCGACGAAGTGGGCGCAATCCTGTTTGCCGATGTGGCGCACATTGCCGGACTGATCGCGGCGGGCGTGCATCCCAACGCGCTGCCCCACGCGCATGTGGTCGCCAGCACCACCCACAAAACCCTGCGTGGGCCACGCGGCGGCGTGATTCTCAGCAACGACCCCGAGCTGGGCGCGAAGATTGACCGGGCCGTCTTCCCCGGCTATCAGGGCGGGCCGCTGGAGCACGTCATTGCTGCCAAAGCCGTGGCCTTCCGCGAAGCCTTGCAGCCCGAATTCAAGACCTACGCCGCGCAGATCGTGAAGAACGCGCAGGCGCTCGCCAAAGCCTTCCAGAACCTCGGCTACCGCGTGGTGTCGGGCGGCACCGACAATCATCTGCTGGTGCTCGATATTCGCCCCAATGGGCTGAATGGCACCAAGGCCACCAAATTGCTGGACGCCAACCACATCACCATCAGCAAGTCCACGTTGCCCTACGACTCCGAGAAGATTTTGCATGGCGGCGGCATTCGCCTCGGCACGCCCGCCGTGACCACTCGCGGCATGAACGAGGCCGACATGCACACCATTGCCGGACTGATTGACCGCGCCCTGAAGGGTGAAGATGTGAAGGCCGAAGTCCACGCCTTTGCAGGCGGCTTCCCACTGCCCTGA
- a CDS encoding bifunctional diguanylate cyclase/phosphodiesterase produces the protein MYVPVVLGAAAIIWGVAPRTTQPGVWRLLALGTLLWGVGQIIFASLQLFTGMFSLADPFFLALPVCFWLGFLALERQQPALVGRAAWLDVAALVVSVGAYLWYFLLAAQLLNSSNSLLSNIVTAAYPLSDLLLLTLLLARAWRGATRNSAQAERQANRGRLDWSTLNWGKLDWGWTLALGMGCFIAADLGYSFLTLNDAYTGQQWPDTLWPLATLLFAGAAVQASVSSRTTPQPAPTPPSRMGLRTLIAPYAALGASFALLLTLQELRSAQAQGVLVATFVVALLVAARQTLALRELQSQQAKLEESRTLLHYQAYHDPLTGLGNRAQFEVVLPQLLAGGHPVGVLFIDLDDFKFVNDALGHRMGDQLLKEVTGRLQLAAGPNTEHTQTHCIRFGGDEFLVLTTPASTEHLHALGARLLDTLRDPVMLAGQTLQVTACLGAVLSGPEAQSAETLLRRADLAMYAAKRSGKNAVRLYSPGRYDHLAARRVLLETRLRGALERGEFRLFYQPQQERGGQIRRFEALLRWNDAELGSVSPSEFIPVAEDAGLMIDIGQWVVEEACRQLAEWRQTQPERRVAINIDPPHLMRPDFLPRLQATLARYALPATALELEVTERLLITDEDQARETLRALLELGVDVAVDDFGVGQSSLAALLRLPITTLKIDRAFISELGLAELGPTALGEERADGLHHQAAAYKVVQAVVALGAALGLRVVAEGVETPAQARAVWVLGCDAIQGYLVGRAVPPEQVPTPLGMQPSALEPLPLLPGNRWGKLG, from the coding sequence TTGTACGTTCCCGTGGTATTGGGTGCGGCAGCCATCATCTGGGGAGTCGCCCCGCGCACCACCCAGCCGGGGGTCTGGCGGTTGTTGGCACTGGGAACGCTGCTATGGGGCGTCGGGCAAATCATTTTTGCGTCGCTGCAACTGTTCACGGGGATGTTCTCGCTGGCCGATCCATTTTTCTTGGCGCTTCCGGTTTGCTTCTGGCTGGGTTTTTTGGCCCTGGAGCGCCAGCAGCCCGCGTTGGTGGGGCGGGCGGCGTGGCTGGATGTGGCCGCGCTGGTGGTCAGTGTGGGCGCGTACCTGTGGTATTTCCTGCTGGCCGCGCAACTGCTGAATTCCAGCAATTCTCTGCTGTCCAACATCGTCACAGCGGCCTATCCGCTCTCTGACCTGTTGCTGCTGACCTTGCTGCTGGCGCGGGCGTGGCGCGGCGCAACGCGGAATTCGGCACAGGCCGAACGCCAAGCCAATAGGGGCCGACTGGACTGGAGCACACTGAATTGGGGCAAACTGGACTGGGGCTGGACACTGGCGCTGGGCATGGGCTGCTTTATCGCCGCCGATCTGGGCTACAGCTTTCTGACCCTCAACGATGCTTACACCGGGCAGCAGTGGCCCGACACCCTCTGGCCGCTGGCGACGCTGCTGTTTGCGGGCGCGGCGGTGCAGGCCAGCGTGTCTTCCAGAACCACCCCACAGCCCGCGCCGACTCCCCCCTCGCGCATGGGCCTGCGCACCCTGATTGCCCCTTACGCCGCGCTGGGCGCTAGTTTTGCGCTGCTACTGACACTGCAAGAATTGCGTTCGGCTCAGGCTCAGGGCGTGTTGGTGGCCACCTTTGTGGTGGCGCTGCTGGTGGCCGCCCGCCAAACGCTGGCCCTGCGGGAACTGCAAAGCCAGCAGGCCAAATTAGAAGAAAGCCGCACGCTGCTGCACTATCAGGCATACCACGACCCCCTGACCGGACTGGGCAACCGCGCCCAATTTGAAGTGGTGTTGCCCCAACTGCTGGCTGGGGGCCACCCGGTCGGCGTGCTGTTCATAGACTTGGACGACTTTAAATTTGTGAACGATGCGCTGGGGCACCGTATGGGCGACCAGTTGCTAAAGGAAGTCACGGGGCGGCTGCAACTTGCGGCGGGGCCGAATACGGAGCATACCCAGACGCACTGCATCCGCTTTGGCGGCGATGAATTTTTGGTGCTGACTACGCCTGCCAGCACCGAACACCTGCACGCACTGGGAGCGCGGCTACTGGACACCCTACGCGACCCGGTCATGTTGGCGGGCCAAACGCTGCAAGTGACGGCCTGCTTGGGCGCCGTGCTGTCGGGGCCGGAAGCACAGAGCGCCGAAACCCTGTTGCGCCGTGCCGATCTGGCGATGTACGCGGCCAAACGCAGCGGCAAGAACGCGGTGCGCCTGTACTCGCCCGGACGCTACGACCACCTTGCGGCGCGGCGGGTGCTGCTGGAAACGCGCCTGCGGGGCGCACTGGAACGCGGGGAATTCCGGCTGTTCTATCAGCCACAGCAGGAGCGGGGCGGGCAGATCCGGCGTTTCGAGGCCTTGCTGCGCTGGAACGACGCCGAACTGGGCAGCGTGTCGCCATCCGAATTTATTCCGGTGGCCGAAGACGCGGGTCTGATGATCGATATCGGGCAATGGGTCGTAGAAGAAGCCTGCCGCCAACTGGCCGAATGGCGGCAGACCCAGCCCGAACGCCGAGTGGCGATCAATATTGACCCGCCGCACCTGATGCGTCCGGACTTTTTGCCCCGCCTTCAGGCGACGCTGGCCCGCTACGCCCTGCCCGCTACGGCGCTGGAACTGGAAGTGACCGAGCGCCTCTTGATTACCGACGAGGATCAGGCCAGAGAAACCCTGCGGGCGTTGCTGGAACTGGGCGTAGATGTGGCCGTGGACGACTTTGGCGTGGGCCAGTCCTCGCTGGCGGCCCTGCTGCGCCTGCCGATCACCACCCTCAAAATCGACCGCGCCTTCATCTCGGAACTGGGGTTAGCTGAACTGGGGCCAACTGCACTGGGAGAAGAGCGGGCAGACGGTCTGCACCATCAGGCGGCGGCCTACAAAGTGGTGCAGGCGGTGGTGGCCCTCGGCGCGGCTCTGGGTTTGCGTGTGGTAGCCGAGGGTGTGGAAACCCCGGCACAGGCGCGGGCCGTGTGGGTGCTGGGCTGCGACGCCATTCAGGGCTATCTGGTGGGCCGCGCCGTGCCGCCCGAACAGGTTCCCACCCCGCTTGGGATGCAGCCCAGTGCGCTGGAGCCGTTGCCGCTGCTGCCGGGGAATCGTTGGGGGAAATTGGGGTAG
- a CDS encoding potassium/proton antiporter translates to MGEAHAELYLLAAGVLLLASLLLSRIGGRLGIPGLLLFLGVGMLAGSDGLGIQFQDYRVAQILGVVALAFILFQGGLDTNWTLTKPVVRRGISLATIGVLVTAGLMAVFSHYVFGFPWLVAWLLGAVVSSTDASAVFSVLKERALGLKGDVAPLLEFESGGNDPMAVFLTIGLLELIAQPELGVLSIVPLFLKQMIIGGVLGYGLGRAALWIINRVQLQFEGLYSVLTIALALTIFSATALAGGSGFLAIYIAGVILGNAEFIHKRSLINFHDGLAWLMQVGMFLTLGLLVNPRELWPTAGLALACSLFLVFVARPVSVYLSLSRAKMPLNEKSMVAWVGLRGAVPIVLATFPLLAGVPQAQILFNVVFFIVLTSVLLQGTTLTLVARALGVREALPSRTDYPITYTPTGHNKNEMVEVDVLQDSAADGTRIVDLHLPPAALVILIHRAGEFLIPKGATELEAGDSVLVLADGEDLREVQRRLGHKPIDFIPIAP, encoded by the coding sequence ATGGGTGAAGCCCATGCCGAGCTGTACCTGTTGGCCGCAGGCGTGTTGCTGCTGGCAAGCCTGCTGCTCAGCCGGATTGGGGGGCGCCTGGGCATTCCGGGCCTGCTGCTGTTTTTGGGCGTAGGCATGTTGGCCGGGTCAGACGGGCTGGGCATTCAGTTTCAGGACTACCGCGTGGCCCAGATTCTCGGCGTGGTGGCGCTGGCTTTCATCCTGTTTCAGGGCGGCCTGGACACCAACTGGACACTGACCAAACCCGTGGTGCGGCGCGGGATCAGTCTGGCGACCATCGGCGTATTGGTCACGGCGGGCCTGATGGCGGTGTTTTCCCATTACGTGTTTGGCTTTCCGTGGCTGGTGGCGTGGTTGCTGGGCGCGGTGGTCAGTTCTACCGATGCCAGCGCCGTGTTCAGTGTGCTGAAGGAACGGGCGCTGGGGCTGAAGGGCGACGTGGCCCCGCTATTGGAATTTGAATCGGGCGGCAACGACCCGATGGCCGTGTTCCTGACCATCGGCCTGCTGGAACTGATCGCCCAGCCTGAATTGGGCGTGCTGAGCATCGTGCCACTGTTCCTCAAGCAGATGATCATCGGCGGCGTGCTGGGCTACGGGCTGGGACGCGCCGCGCTGTGGATCATCAACCGCGTGCAGCTTCAGTTCGAGGGGCTGTATTCGGTGCTGACCATCGCGCTGGCCCTCACCATCTTCAGTGCCACAGCTCTGGCAGGCGGCAGCGGGTTTCTGGCGATCTACATTGCGGGCGTCATTCTGGGCAACGCCGAATTCATTCACAAGCGAAGCCTGATCAACTTTCACGATGGGCTGGCCTGGCTGATGCAGGTGGGCATGTTCCTGACGCTGGGCCTGCTGGTCAATCCGCGTGAGTTGTGGCCCACAGCAGGGTTGGCGCTGGCCTGCTCCCTGTTTTTGGTATTCGTGGCGCGGCCCGTCAGTGTGTACCTCAGCCTGTCGCGGGCCAAGATGCCGCTGAACGAAAAAAGCATGGTGGCCTGGGTGGGCCTGCGCGGGGCCGTGCCCATCGTGCTGGCGACATTTCCGCTGCTGGCGGGTGTGCCGCAGGCCCAAATCCTCTTTAACGTGGTGTTTTTTATTGTGCTGACCAGCGTATTGCTGCAGGGCACCACCCTGACGCTGGTGGCCCGTGCGCTGGGCGTGCGTGAAGCCCTACCCAGCCGCACCGATTACCCGATTACCTACACGCCCACCGGACACAACAAGAACGAGATGGTGGAAGTGGACGTGCTGCAAGACAGTGCCGCCGATGGAACCAGAATCGTGGACTTGCACCTGCCGCCCGCTGCCCTCGTGATCCTGATTCACCGCGCCGGAGAATTTCTAATTCCCAAGGGAGCCACCGAACTGGAGGCGGGCGACAGCGTTCTGGTGCTGGCAGACGGCGAAGATTTGCGCGAAGTTCAGCGGCGACTGGGGCACAAGCCCATCGATTTCATTCCTATCGCGCCTTAA